The Glutamicibacter mishrai DNA window CGGCGTGCCGGTCTACGCACCGCACCCGGGCGTCTCCTCGGAGTTCGATACGCCTACCGGTGACCCGGTAGCAGTAGCCCGCGACGGCATCGCCGAAGCCAAGTCCAAGCTGCATGACGTGGTCATCGTTGATACCGCCGGCCGCTTGGGTGTCGACACCGAGATGATGGCCCAGGCAGCGAACATCCGCGCCGCCATCAACCCGGATGAAGTCCTGTTCGTCATCGATGCGATGATCGGCCAGGACGCGGTGAACACCGCACAGGCCTTCCACGAAGGCGTGGACTTCACCGGTGTTGTCCTTTCCAAGCTTGATGGCGATGCCCGTGGTGGCGCCGCCCTGTCGGTGGCTTCGGTGACCGGCAAGCCAGTGATGTTCGCATCCACCGGCGAGAACCTGGATGACTTCGAGATCTTCCACCCGGACCGCATGGCTTCGCGCATCCTGGACATGGGCGACGTCATGACGCTCATCGAGCAGGCTGAGAAGAACTGGGACAAGGGCGAAGCCGAGCGCATGGCGAAGAAGTTCGCCGACCAGGAAGACTTCACCCTGGACGACTTCCTCGCCCAGATGGCCCAGATCAAGAAGATGGGCTCGATGAAGAAGCTGCTGGGCATGATGCCCGGTGCGCAGATCTCCCGCCAGCAGCTTGAGCAGTTCGACGAGCGCCAGATCGACCGTGTGGAAGCCATCGTTCGCTCGATGACCCCGCACGAACGCGTGGCACCGAAGATCATCAACGGCTCGCGCCGTGCACGTATCGCCAAGGGTTCCGGTGTTGCGGTTTCCGAGGTGAACCAGATGCTGGAGCGCTTCACCGAAGCGCAGAAGATGATGAAGAAGATGGCTGCCGGTGGCGGCATCCCGGGCATGCCAGGTGCAGGCCGTGGCGCTGCCCGCAAGGCGAAGGCCAAGGGCAAAGGCAAGAAGCAGCAGAAGTTCGGCAACCCGGCCAAGGCCGCACAGGCCCAGCTGGAAGCCCAGAACAAGAAGTCTTCGGCACCCAGCGGAGCATCCTTCGGCGCCGGCGCCAACCAGGACTTCGATCCATCAAGCCTGAACCTGCCAGCAGGTTTCGAGAAGTACTTGGGCAAGTAACAAGCCCGCCAGCTGCATAGGCCGAGAACGCGCCATGGGAACTGACATAGTTTTCCCATGGCGCGTTTTGTCTGTGTGTCCCAGACCCAAACTATGATTGACAGTAGCCAGCTACTTCACCAGTGAAAGGAATCTGCCTTCGTGGATTCGTCTGAGTTCAACTACCTCAACCTAGAGTTCATCTTCATGGGCGACAAGCCAGACGCCGCAGAAGTTGTCCGCACCGCATTGGCTGATCGCCGCCTGCTGGGGTTCATCGGGGGAGCCGTCGAACGAGAGAGATCCACCGAAGTCCTGGCCGAAGTGGCGACCGTCAGCGAAGCCCGGGACGCGGTGCTCTACCGTATTGATGCCAAGGGCAAGCTGCGTGAAGGATCCCGTGTCACCAAGCTGGTGCACGAATTGAAGAACTCGACCGGTGCCAACTATGTGCTGGTGGACGGCGATGAGATCGACGGCCCGACTCCGGACGACGACATCCTCGGGGATCTTGGGGCAACCAACGAGCTGCTGCACGGAGCCACCCTGAAAGCCTCGGAACTGGTGCTGGCCGCCGGTTTTGACGACAACCAGATCACCGTCTGGGACACCGAATCCGGGCTCATGGCCATGCCGACCCAGCCGGTTTTCTCCCCAGGGATTTCCCGATCCAACCGCCCCTTCCTGTCGCTGACCCGCACCGGCAACGTCATCATGGCAACTGTTGAGGCCAAGCGCCCGCGCGGCGATCTCTTCGGCCCGGCGCTGAGCATGGTGCTGGATCTGGAACGCCAGCCCATTTTGGAACCGGAAGCGGACTCTCCTGCGGCTTCGCGCCTCAAGGAACTGGACGGGCTGCTGCTGGGCATCGGCGAGGAAACAGTTGAACTGCTGGACGCCCTGATCTCTGACCCGAAGGCCCGCGAGGAAGCCCTGGCCCTGATGCAAGGACCAGTTGATCTGGCCAGCATGAAACGATTTGTCGCGTTGCTGGGCTTCGATGCTCGCAGCGTCGACTACCTCACCGGCCGTCCCATCCCTGAGGACCGCCGCGTTATTTCCACCGGTGGCCCCTTTAGAAGCCTGCGCGCGGCACTGAACGAGCAGGAGCGCGAAGCCACTGGGCTGAAGCGGGTGCTCTTCCGTGCCGGATGGAATCCACAGGCGCTGATCGGTTCTGGCGCTCTGGTGCTGGCCTCGGGCATCGGCGTACATGCGCTGCTGGCCAAGAGCCGGAAGTTCGCTTGGCTGCCAAAGCCCGCGCGCCAGCTGCTGATGTTCGCCTGGTACGCCGACGGCGCGTTTTATTTGGGCAAGGGCATTATCGATGCGGCCAGAGCCAAACGGGACTTCTAGATCCTAGTCAACCGGAATGCCAACAGCGCGGGTGCGCAGCAAGCTAATTGCTGCGCACCCGCGCTGTTCTTGATGGTTCGCGAGGGTGGCCTCTAGCCTCGATTTTTCAGTGCAGGAAAATCGGTATCCCGGAACTCCTTGGGCGGAACCTTCCCGGCGGCATGCTGTTCTTCCTCGGCCAGGCGCAATTCCACCCGGCGGATCTTCCCGGAGATCGTCTTCGGCAAATCCGAGAATTCCAGCCGGCGAATGCGCTTGTAGGGTGCCAGATGCTCGCGGCAGAACCCCAGGATGTCTTCCGCGGTGCCCGCGTTCGCCTCGTAACCGGCAGCCAGGATGACAAAGGCCTTGGGCACCGAAAGCTTGAGCGGATCCGGGGAGGGGACCACCGCGACTTCGGCCACCGCCGGATGCTCCAGCACCACCGATTCAAGTTCGAATGGACTGAGCTTGTAGTCGCTGGATTTGAAGACATCGTCCGCCCTGCCGATGTAGGTCAAGATCCCTTCTTCGTCGCGTTCGGCGATATCCCCGGTGTGATAGACCCCGTCACGCAGTGCCTCGTCGGTTTTCGCCTGGTCATCGAAGTAGCCCTTCATCAGACCCACCGGGCGGGGATCGATGCGCAGGCAGATTTCTCCCACTTCGGCCACGTGGCCGGTGGTGGGGTTGCGCAATTCAATATCGTAGCCAGGCATCGGGCGGCCCATGGCGCCTACCTTAACCGTTTCGCCGGGGGAATTGGCGATTTGGACCGTGGTTTCCGTTTGGCCGTAGCCGTCACGGATCACCTGGCCCCATGCTGTGCGCACCTGGTCAATGACTTCGGCGTTCAACGGCTCGCCGGCCGACACCAGTTTGCGTGGAGGGGTTTTCAGCGTGGTCAGATCGGCCTGGATCAGGTAGCGCCATACCGTGGGAGGCGCGCAGAAGCTGGTGACGTTTTCCTTGGCCATCTGCTCCATCAGCGCCAGGGGATCGAAGCGATCATAGTTGAAGACGAAGACGGTGGCTTCAGCGATCCACGGCCCGAAGAAGTTGGACCACGCGTGCTTGCCCCAGCCGGGGGAGGCAACGTTCAAATGCACGTCGCCGGGCTCGACGCCAATCCAGAACATGGTCGCCAGATGGCCCACCGGATACGAGGTGTGGGTGTGCTGCACGAGCTTCGGCTGGGAGGTGGTTCCGGAGGTGAAGTACAGCAGCAGGTTCTCATCGGCGCGGGTCGGGGTCTCCAATGCGAACTCGGCTGGCGCCTGATGGGAGTCGTCAAAGTGCAGGGTTCCGGGGTAGCGGGCGCCGCCGACCTGGACGATGGCGTAGGCGCCGGGAACCTCGGTGAGCTTTTCCAGATGATCGTGGCTGGTGATCACCCAGGTGGCCTTGCCTCGCTCGATGCGATCGGCGAGATCCTCGCTGGTGACCTGCGTGGTCGTTGGAATGATGACCGCTCCGAGTTTCATGCCGGCCAGCATGGTTTCCCACAGGGCCACCTCGTTGCCGAGCATCACGATGATCGCATCCCCGCGTTGCAGGCCCTCGTCGGAGAGCCAGCGAGCTACCTGGGTGGAACGCGTGGAGAGCTCAGACCAACTGTAACGGGCAGATGTGCCATCCGGCTCGGTGAGAATCAGGGCTGGCTCATCGGCCCGCTGCGGGTCCTTTGCGACGGCATCGAACCAGTCGTAGGCGAAGTTGAAGTCGGTGAATTCTGGCCACGTGAACTCGTCCCGAGCTCTTTGGTAGTCATCGCGCGCGGCCAAAAGCAGGTCGCGGGCGGCTCGGAACTTCTCGGTATTGCTCATCGCAGTCCTTTGCATTTCGGGCGACAATGCCCGTAGCTATCATCCTTCGTTTCCACTCAATATACGGGAGTGACCAGTTTGGACGAATTGTTGCGCCATCATGCGTAGTCGTGTTGCCGTTATACGCAATTTTGTCCACTGATTCATGGATTAGGCGAGCAATGTGGCCTCCGTGCAGGAGCTGAAGAACAATTGGACGGCAACCGCTCGGATGGTCTAGCGTCTGAAATATGCCAAAGGAACAAGTTCCCGCCAAGAAACAGAACCCGCTTCTTGTGCTGGGAAAAATCAGCGCGATACTTGATTCCTTTTCCTTGCGGCAGCCCGTGCTCACCCTGGCCGATTTGCGTGAAGCCACGTCCATGCCGGCCTCTACGGTCCAGCGATTGGTGGCGAACCTCGTGGAACAAGGATTCCTGGATCGTGAGGGTGATGGCTATCGAATCGGCATGAAAATGGCGTACTGGGCCGCCCCTGCCACCCGTGGCAAGGAAGTCCTCGACGTGATCAGCCCGCTATTGGCCGAGCTGCGCGATACGACCGGCGAGACGGCGTGCCTATTCCGGGCCGAAGCCGTTTACCGCGTCTGTGTTGGCATCGCCGAAACTCGCCATGTATTGCGCCGCGAAATGCATTTGGGGGAGT harbors:
- the ffh gene encoding signal recognition particle protein, which codes for MFNSLSDRLTATFKNLRGKGRLTEADIDGTVREIRRALLDADVAVSVVRAFVAQVKERALGAEVSESLNPGQQVVKIVNEELVGILGGETRRLNLAKNPPTVIMLAGLQGAGKTTLAGKLAKHLKSEGHTPMLVACDLQRPNAVKQLQINGERAGVPVYAPHPGVSSEFDTPTGDPVAVARDGIAEAKSKLHDVVIVDTAGRLGVDTEMMAQAANIRAAINPDEVLFVIDAMIGQDAVNTAQAFHEGVDFTGVVLSKLDGDARGGAALSVASVTGKPVMFASTGENLDDFEIFHPDRMASRILDMGDVMTLIEQAEKNWDKGEAERMAKKFADQEDFTLDDFLAQMAQIKKMGSMKKLLGMMPGAQISRQQLEQFDERQIDRVEAIVRSMTPHERVAPKIINGSRRARIAKGSGVAVSEVNQMLERFTEAQKMMKKMAAGGGIPGMPGAGRGAARKAKAKGKGKKQQKFGNPAKAAQAQLEAQNKKSSAPSGASFGAGANQDFDPSSLNLPAGFEKYLGK
- a CDS encoding IclR family transcriptional regulator, translating into MPKEQVPAKKQNPLLVLGKISAILDSFSLRQPVLTLADLREATSMPASTVQRLVANLVEQGFLDREGDGYRIGMKMAYWAAPATRGKEVLDVISPLLAELRDTTGETACLFRAEAVYRVCVGIAETRHVLRREMHLGELAPLHAGSAGRVLLAWKPELMQRLVEGSLESLTSSTITGLDDLQTAVEATRADGFAITTGERESGASGLSAPVFDSAARLVAAVTISGPTMRMPQAVCEGWVEPLLETAERMTRLIGGRFPGETHRPA
- a CDS encoding AMP-binding protein encodes the protein MSNTEKFRAARDLLLAARDDYQRARDEFTWPEFTDFNFAYDWFDAVAKDPQRADEPALILTEPDGTSARYSWSELSTRSTQVARWLSDEGLQRGDAIIVMLGNEVALWETMLAGMKLGAVIIPTTTQVTSEDLADRIERGKATWVITSHDHLEKLTEVPGAYAIVQVGGARYPGTLHFDDSHQAPAEFALETPTRADENLLLYFTSGTTSQPKLVQHTHTSYPVGHLATMFWIGVEPGDVHLNVASPGWGKHAWSNFFGPWIAEATVFVFNYDRFDPLALMEQMAKENVTSFCAPPTVWRYLIQADLTTLKTPPRKLVSAGEPLNAEVIDQVRTAWGQVIRDGYGQTETTVQIANSPGETVKVGAMGRPMPGYDIELRNPTTGHVAEVGEICLRIDPRPVGLMKGYFDDQAKTDEALRDGVYHTGDIAERDEEGILTYIGRADDVFKSSDYKLSPFELESVVLEHPAVAEVAVVPSPDPLKLSVPKAFVILAAGYEANAGTAEDILGFCREHLAPYKRIRRLEFSDLPKTISGKIRRVELRLAEEEQHAAGKVPPKEFRDTDFPALKNRG